In one Phyllostomus discolor isolate MPI-MPIP mPhyDis1 chromosome 8, mPhyDis1.pri.v3, whole genome shotgun sequence genomic region, the following are encoded:
- the TIMM22 gene encoding mitochondrial import inner membrane translocase subunit Tim22 yields MAASAPSAGGSEPEAAGSTEAQLQYSLLLQYLVGDKRQPRVLEPGSLGGIPSPVKSDEQKMIEKAMESCAFKAALACVGGFVLGGAFGVFTAGIDTNVGFDPKDPYRTPTAREVLKDMGQRGMSYAKNFAIVGAMFSCTECLVESYRGRSDWRNSVISGCITGGAIGFRAGLKAGVIGCGGFAAFSAAIDYYLR; encoded by the exons ATGGCGGCCTCTGCGCCCAGTGCCGGTGGCTCCGAGCCTGAGGCGGCGGGTTCCACCGAAGCTCAGCTGCAGTACAGCCTTCTTCTCCAGTACTTGGTGGGTGACAAGCGTCAGCCCCGGGTCCTGGAGCCTGGAAGCCTGGGCGGGATCCCGAGTCCAGTCAAGAGCGATGAACAGAAGATGATCGAGAAGGCGATGGAAAGTTGCGCCTTCAAGGCAGCGCTAGCCTGCGTGGGAG GATTTGTCTTGGGCGGTGCATTTGGGGTGTTCACTGCCGGCATCGACACCAATGTGGGCTTTGACCCCAAGGACCCTTACCGCACTCCGACGGCAAGAGAAGTTCTTAAAGACATGGGGCAGAGAGGAATGTCCTACGCCAAAAATTTTGCCATTGTGGGCGCCATGTTTTCTTGCACTGAGTGTTTGGTAGAATCT TACCGGGGAAGGTCCGACTGGAGGAACAGTGTCATCAGCGGCTGCATTACCGGAGGAGCCATCGGTTTCAGAG CTGGCTTAAAGGCTGGGGTCATTGGGTGCGGAGGCTTCGCGGCTTTCTCCGCTGCAATCGATTACTATCTGCGGTGA
- the ABR gene encoding active breakpoint cluster region-related protein isoform X7 — translation MTDVLPQPDCSLKAVCEPLERCCLDQLEEPGSKRPPNTGARLWGRVRSKLLRQKLDPQTVETKNWHTDVIEMNGIKVEFSMKFTSRDMSLKRTPSKKQTGVFGVKISVVTKRERSKVPYIVRQCVEEVEKRGIEEVGIYRISGVATDIQALKAVFDANNKDILLMLSDMDINAIAGTLKLYFRELPEPLLTDRLYPAFMEGIALSDPAAKENCMMHLLRSLPDPNLITFLFLLEHLKRVAEKEPINKMSLHNLATVFGPTLLRPSEVESKAHLSSAADIWSHDVMAQVQVLLYYLQHPPISFAELKRNTLYFSTDV, via the exons ATGACCGACGTCCTGCCTCAGCCTGACTGTAGCCTGAAGGCGGTGTGTGAGCCCCTGGAGCGCTGCTGCCTGGACCAGCTGGAGGAGCCGGGGAGCAAGAGGCCCCCCAACACGGGCGCCCGGCTCTGGGGCCGGGTGCGCAGCAAGCTGCTCCGCCAAAAG cTGGATCCACAAACTGTGGAGACCAAGAACTGGCACACAGATGTGATCGAGATGAACGGG ATCAAAGTGGAATTCTCCATGAAATTCACCAGCCGAGATATGAGCCTGAAGAGAACCCCATCCAAAAAGCAGACCGGCGTCTTCGGCGTGAAGATCAGTGTGGTGACGAA gcgGGAGCGCTCCAAGGTGCCCTACATCGTGCGGCAGTGCGTGGAGGAGGTGGAGAAGAGGGGCATCGAGGAGGTCGGCATCTACCGGATATCAGGGGTGGCCACAGACATCCAGGCACTGAAGGCCGTCTTTGATGCCA ACAACAAGGACATCCTGCTGATGCTGAGTGACATGGACATCAACGCCATTGCCGGCACCCTCAAGCTCTACTTCCGAGAGCTGCCCGAGCCCCTCCTCACAGACCGACTATACCCCGCCTTCATGGAGGGCATCG ccctgtcAGACCCTGCTGCCAAGGAAAACTGCATGATGCATCTGCTCCGCTCCCTGCCCGACCCCAACCTCATCACCTTCCTCTTCCTGCTGGAACACTTGAAAAG GGTTGCTGAGAAGGAGCCCATCAACAAAATGTCCCTTCACAATCTGGCTACCGTGTTTGGCCCCACGTTGCTGAGACCCTCGGAAGTAGAGAGCAAAGCACACCTCTCGTCGGCCGCGGACATCTGGTCCCATGATGTCATGGCACAG GTCCAGGTCCTTCTCTACTACCTGCAGCATCCCCCCATCTCCTTCGCAGAACTGAAGCGGAACACACTGTACTTCTCCACCGACGTGTAG